One genomic window of Coffea eugenioides isolate CCC68of chromosome 1, Ceug_1.0, whole genome shotgun sequence includes the following:
- the LOC113751435 gene encoding uncharacterized protein LOC113751435 codes for MKLSVVFKSLRSYPALRVVTGPLQSRAFQPDFIPRDPKSKPVRHKYLAFYDPYGPRPPPSDKIIRLVEQIAALSPKERNFIGPTLRDRLRHPKIQPVLVEGMDLGPYGGSGAGSSKAEKKNVEKIAFDVKLVKFDAVAKIKVIKEVRAFTNLGLKEAKDLVEKVPVLIKQGITKEEANDIIEKIKTVRGVAVME; via the coding sequence ATGAAGCTTTCTGTTGTTTTCAAATCCTTGCGTAGCTATCCCGCTCTTCGTGTGGTTACTGGCCCTCTACAGTCTCGTGCATTTCAGCCTGATTTCATTCCCAGGGATCCCAAATCAAAGCCCGTAAGACACAAGTATCTTGCTTTCTATGATCCTTATGGCCCTAGACCCCCACCTTCAGATAAGATCATTCGGCTTGTAGAGCAGATTGCAGCCCTGTCTCCGAAAGAGCGTAATTTTATTGGTCCCACGCTTAGAGACAGACTAAGGCATCCTAAGATTCAACCAGTTTTAGTGGAGGGCATGGACTTGGGTCCTTATGGAGGGTCTGGTGCTGGGTCTTCAAAGGCTGAGAAGAAAAATGTCGAAAAAATTGCATTTGATGTCAAGTTAGTAAAGTTTGATGCTGTTGCAAAAATTAAGGTGATCAAAGAGGTTCGTGCTTTCACAAATTTGGGGTTGAAGGAAGCCAAAGATTTAGTTGAGAAAGTACCAGTTTTAATTAAGCAAGGTATCACTAAAGAAGAGGCAAATGATATTATAGAGAAGATCAAGACTGTAAGGGGAGTTGCTGTTATGGAGTAG
- the LOC113762531 gene encoding uncharacterized protein LOC113762531 isoform X2: MKLSVVFKSLRSYPALRVVTGPLQSRAFQPDFIPRDPKSKPVRHKYPAFYDPYGPRPPPLDKIIRLAEQIAALSPEERNVIGPTLRDRLRHPKIQPVLVEGMDLGPQGGSGVGSSKAEEKKVEKTAFDVKLEKFDAAAKIKVIKEVRAFTNLGLKEAKDLVEKVPVLIKQGITKEEANDIIEKIKAVGGVAVME, translated from the exons ATGAAGCTTTCTGTAGTTTTCAA ATCCTTGCGTAGCTATCCCGCTCTTCGTGTGGTTACCGGCCCTCTACAGTCTCGTGCATTTCAGCCTGATTTCATTCCCAGGGATCCCAAATCGAAGCCCGTAAGACACAAGTATCCTGCTTTCTATGATCCTTATGGCCCTAGACCCCCACCTTTAGATAAGATCATTCGGCTTGCAGAACAGATTGCGGCCCTGTCTCCTGAAGAGCGTAATGTGATTGGTCCCACACTTAGAGACAGACTAAGGCATCCTAAGATTCAACCAGTTTTAGTGGAGGGCATGGACTTGGGTCCTCAGGGAGGGTCTGGCGTTGGGTCTTCAAAGGCTGAGGAGAAGAAGGTAGAAAAAACTGCATTTGATGTCAAGTTAGAAAAGTTTGATGCTGCTGCAAAAATTAAGGTGATCAAAGAGGTTCGTGCTTTCACAAATTTGGGGTTGAAGGAAGCCAAAGATTTAGTTGAGAAAGTACCAGTTTTAATTAAGCAAGGTATCACTAAAGAAGAGGCAAATGATATTATAGAGAAAATCAAGGCTGTAGGGGGAGTTGCTGTTATGGAGTAG
- the LOC113772126 gene encoding methyltransferase-like protein 7A isoform X2, producing the protein MVAEALPLGDASVDAVVATLVLCSVKDVDLALQEIMRVLKPGGLCVFVEHVAAEDGTIRRFFQGILDPLQQFVADGCHFTRKTGEVIAKAVFSSVELQRAFVSSASIANPQVYGIARK; encoded by the exons ATG GTTGCAGAGGCTCTGCCCCTTGGTGATGCATCTGTGGATGCTGTAGTGGCCACACTTGTCCTATGTTCTGTCAAAGATGTTGACTTGGCGCTGCAAG AGATTATGAGGGTGCTAAAGCCAGGTGGGCTCTGTGTGTTTGTGGAACACGTAGCAGCAGAAG ATGGAACAATTCGGAGATTTTTCCAAGGGATTCTTGATCCTTTGCAGCAGTTTGTTGCTGATGGCTGTCACTTCACTAGAAAAACTGGAGAAGTTATTGCTAAAGCGGTCTTCTCATCTGTTGAACTTCAGCGGGCATTTGTGTCTTCTGCCTCAATAGCAAATCCTCAGGTTTATGGGATAGCTCGCAAGTAG
- the LOC113772126 gene encoding methyltransferase-like protein 7A isoform X1 gives MSFSCLQDNSIFAWLINCLKAEFWFSEGHSQKLICVAEALPLGDASVDAVVATLVLCSVKDVDLALQEIMRVLKPGGLCVFVEHVAAEDGTIRRFFQGILDPLQQFVADGCHFTRKTGEVIAKAVFSSVELQRAFVSSASIANPQVYGIARK, from the exons ATGTCTTTTTCATGTCTGCAAGATAACAGTATCTTTGCATGGCTGATTAACTGTTTGAAAGCTGAATTTTGGTTTTCAGAAGGCCACAGCCAAAAGCTAATTTGT GTTGCAGAGGCTCTGCCCCTTGGTGATGCATCTGTGGATGCTGTAGTGGCCACACTTGTCCTATGTTCTGTCAAAGATGTTGACTTGGCGCTGCAAG AGATTATGAGGGTGCTAAAGCCAGGTGGGCTCTGTGTGTTTGTGGAACACGTAGCAGCAGAAG ATGGAACAATTCGGAGATTTTTCCAAGGGATTCTTGATCCTTTGCAGCAGTTTGTTGCTGATGGCTGTCACTTCACTAGAAAAACTGGAGAAGTTATTGCTAAAGCGGTCTTCTCATCTGTTGAACTTCAGCGGGCATTTGTGTCTTCTGCCTCAATAGCAAATCCTCAGGTTTATGGGATAGCTCGCAAGTAG
- the LOC113751780 gene encoding uncharacterized protein LOC113751780, whose amino-acid sequence MKLSVVFKSLCSYPAFRVVTAPLQSRAFQPDFIPRDPKSKPVRHKYPAFFDPYSPRPPTSDKIIRLAEQIAALSPEERNLIGPTLRDRLRHPKIQPVLVEGMDLGPQGGSGAGYSKAEEKKVEKTAF is encoded by the coding sequence ATGAAGCTTTCTGTAGTTTTCAAATCCTTGTGTAGCTATCCCGCTTTTCGTGTGGTTACTGCCCCTCTACAGTCTCGTGCTTTTCAGCCTGATTTCATTCCCAGGGACCCCAAATCAAAGCCCGTAAGACACAAGTATCCTGCTTTCTTTGATCCTTATAGCCCTAGACCCCCAACTTCAGATAAGATCATTCGGCTTGCAGAACAGATTGCAGCCCTGTCTCCTGAAGAGCGTAATTTAATTGGTCCCACGCTTAGAGACAGACTAAGGCATCCTAAGATTCAACCAGTTTTAGTGGAGGGCATGGACTTGGGTCCTCAGGGAGGGTCTGGTGCTGGGTATTCAAAGGCTGAGGAGAAGAAGGTTGAAAAAACTGCATTTTAA
- the LOC113762531 gene encoding uncharacterized protein LOC113762531 isoform X1: MKLSVVFKSLRSYPALRVVTGPLQSRAFQPDFIPRDPKSKPVRHKYPAFYDPYGPRPPPLDKIIRLAEQIAALSPEERNVIGPTLRDRLRHPKIQPVLVEGMDLGPQGGSGVGSSKAEEKKVEKTAFDVKLEKFDAAAKIKVIKEVRAFTNLGLKEAKDLVEKVPVLIKQGITKEEANDIIEKIKAVGGVAVME, from the coding sequence ATGAAGCTTTCTGTAGTTTTCAAATCCTTGCGTAGCTATCCCGCTCTTCGTGTGGTTACCGGCCCTCTACAGTCTCGTGCATTTCAGCCTGATTTCATTCCCAGGGATCCCAAATCGAAGCCCGTAAGACACAAGTATCCTGCTTTCTATGATCCTTATGGCCCTAGACCCCCACCTTTAGATAAGATCATTCGGCTTGCAGAACAGATTGCGGCCCTGTCTCCTGAAGAGCGTAATGTGATTGGTCCCACACTTAGAGACAGACTAAGGCATCCTAAGATTCAACCAGTTTTAGTGGAGGGCATGGACTTGGGTCCTCAGGGAGGGTCTGGCGTTGGGTCTTCAAAGGCTGAGGAGAAGAAGGTAGAAAAAACTGCATTTGATGTCAAGTTAGAAAAGTTTGATGCTGCTGCAAAAATTAAGGTGATCAAAGAGGTTCGTGCTTTCACAAATTTGGGGTTGAAGGAAGCCAAAGATTTAGTTGAGAAAGTACCAGTTTTAATTAAGCAAGGTATCACTAAAGAAGAGGCAAATGATATTATAGAGAAAATCAAGGCTGTAGGGGGAGTTGCTGTTATGGAGTAG